A genomic region of Roseateles amylovorans contains the following coding sequences:
- a CDS encoding helix-turn-helix domain-containing protein, whose amino-acid sequence MPKRSSAIDQLPAVVQVHLSELGENLAIARKRRRESMKDWAQRIGVSEPTLARMERGDPSVAMGVYATALWLIARDAQLPTLAAPEHDLGALEEAVRAALRRSVRKKMTIEERLAGLASPSPAAGDKP is encoded by the coding sequence ATGCCGAAGCGTTCCTCCGCCATCGACCAGCTGCCCGCCGTCGTCCAGGTTCACCTGAGTGAGCTGGGCGAGAACCTGGCCATTGCGCGCAAGCGCCGCCGCGAATCGATGAAGGACTGGGCGCAGCGGATCGGCGTGTCCGAACCGACGCTGGCACGCATGGAGCGGGGCGACCCCAGCGTGGCGATGGGCGTGTATGCAACGGCCCTGTGGCTGATCGCCCGAGATGCCCAACTGCCCACGCTGGCCGCGCCTGAACATGACCTGGGCGCGCTGGAAGAGGCGGTGCGCGCGGCACTGCGGCGTTCGGTGCGCAAGAAGATGACCATCGAGGAACGCCTGGCGGGGTTGGCGTCGCCGTCCCCCGCTGCGGGAGACAAGCCATGA
- a CDS encoding ATP-binding cassette domain-containing protein: MAVLSLTNAHLAFGHVPLLDGANFSLETGDRVGLIGRNGTGKSSMLKILAGIEKLDDGLLQLEKGLTSVYVPQEPELRPEASIFDVVSEGVAEAKSLRARYEAHDENDDLGWVQERIEQIGAWNWEQRVDETLHRLDLDGARLVGELSGGLKKRVALARALVAQPDVLLLDEPTNHLDLDAIRWLEELLNGFKGSLLLITHDRAFLDNVANRIVELDRGQLRGYPGNFAAFQAAKAYELENEALANARFDKLLAQEEVWIRKGVEARRTRSVARVQRLQQMRSEHAARRDVQGKVRLDVATGESSGKIVAQLENVSKRFGDRLIVDDFSATLLRGDKVGLVGANGAGKTTLLKLILGELAPDGGEVRLGTKMSVAYFDQMRDALNLNATLADTISPGSEWIEIGNQRKHVKSYLSDFLFSPARAESPVSSLSGGERNRLLLARLFARPANVLVLDEPTNDLDIETLELLEELLAEYEGTVFLVSHDRRFLDNVVTSTIVSEGQGRWREYEGGIEDWLIQSRRSAEIKARQTPAAAPAPAAAPAPAPAPVVATKRKLSYKEQRELDELPKKIAALETEQKHLNALLNGSELYTQGAARIAEVTQRAGEIDDELLALMERWEALEAK; this comes from the coding sequence ATGGCTGTCCTCTCCCTCACCAATGCCCATCTCGCCTTCGGTCACGTGCCGTTGCTCGACGGTGCCAATTTCTCCCTTGAGACCGGCGACCGGGTCGGTCTGATCGGCCGCAACGGCACCGGCAAGTCGTCGATGCTCAAGATCCTGGCCGGCATCGAGAAGCTCGATGACGGTCTGCTGCAACTCGAAAAGGGCCTGACCAGCGTCTATGTGCCGCAGGAGCCCGAACTGCGGCCCGAGGCCAGCATCTTCGACGTGGTCAGCGAGGGCGTGGCCGAGGCCAAGAGCCTGCGCGCCCGCTACGAGGCGCACGACGAGAACGATGACCTCGGCTGGGTGCAGGAACGCATCGAGCAGATCGGCGCCTGGAACTGGGAGCAGCGGGTCGACGAGACCCTGCACCGTCTGGACCTGGACGGCGCTCGCCTGGTGGGTGAGCTCTCTGGCGGCTTGAAGAAGCGGGTGGCGCTGGCCCGGGCCCTGGTGGCCCAGCCGGATGTGCTGCTGCTGGACGAGCCGACCAACCATCTGGACCTGGACGCCATCCGTTGGCTGGAGGAGCTGCTCAACGGCTTCAAGGGCTCGCTGCTGCTGATCACCCACGATCGCGCCTTCCTGGACAACGTGGCCAACCGCATCGTCGAACTCGACCGCGGCCAGCTGCGCGGCTACCCCGGCAACTTCGCCGCCTTCCAGGCCGCCAAGGCCTATGAGCTGGAGAACGAGGCGCTGGCGAATGCCCGCTTCGACAAGCTGCTCGCGCAGGAAGAGGTGTGGATCCGCAAGGGCGTGGAAGCGCGGCGGACCCGCAGCGTGGCCCGTGTGCAGCGGCTGCAGCAGATGCGCTCCGAGCATGCCGCGCGCCGCGACGTGCAAGGCAAGGTGCGGCTGGATGTGGCCACCGGCGAATCCAGCGGCAAGATCGTGGCGCAACTGGAGAACGTCAGCAAGCGCTTCGGCGATCGCCTGATCGTCGACGACTTCAGCGCCACGCTGCTGCGCGGCGACAAGGTCGGCCTGGTGGGCGCGAACGGCGCGGGCAAGACCACCTTGCTGAAGCTGATCCTGGGCGAACTGGCGCCCGATGGCGGCGAGGTTCGGCTGGGCACCAAGATGTCGGTCGCCTATTTCGACCAGATGCGCGATGCGCTCAATCTCAATGCCACGCTGGCCGACACCATCAGCCCGGGCAGCGAATGGATCGAGATCGGCAACCAGCGCAAGCATGTGAAGAGCTACCTCAGCGACTTCCTGTTTTCACCGGCGCGGGCGGAATCCCCGGTCTCCAGCCTCTCCGGTGGCGAGCGCAACCGGCTGCTGCTGGCCCGGCTGTTCGCCCGTCCCGCCAATGTGCTGGTGCTGGATGAGCCGACCAACGACCTCGACATCGAGACGCTGGAGCTGCTGGAGGAACTGCTGGCCGAGTACGAAGGCACCGTGTTCCTGGTCAGCCACGATCGGCGTTTCCTGGACAACGTCGTCACCTCGACCATCGTCAGCGAAGGCCAAGGCCGCTGGCGCGAGTACGAAGGCGGCATCGAGGACTGGCTGATCCAGTCCCGCCGCTCGGCGGAGATCAAAGCCCGTCAGACCCCGGCCGCCGCACCGGCGCCCGCCGCCGCGCCGGCGCCAGCGCCGGCCCCGGTGGTGGCCACCAAGCGCAAGCTCAGCTACAAGGAACAGCGCGAGCTCGATGAACTGCCGAAGAAGATCGCTGCGCTGGAGACCGAGCAGAAGCACCTGAATGCGCTGCTCAACGGCAGCGAGCTGTACACGCAGGGCGCCGCCCGCATCGCTGAAGTGACCCAGCGTGCTGGCGAAATCGACGATGAGCTGCTGGCGCTGATGGAGCGTTGGGAAGCGCTCGAGGCGAAGTAG
- the gshB gene encoding glutathione synthase: MKILFVADPLSAFNTYKDSTFAMMREAARRGHELWVCEVPDLLWVSGSRVTAHGAKQLTLTPEAVASTAGTKLAVWHEVTATQDLILADTDAVLMRKDPPFDSEFFYATHLLEQAEREGAKVFNKPAALRDHPEKLAILEFPQFISPTLVTRSAAAIRAFHAEHQDIILKPLDGMGGMGIFRVKADALNLGSIIETLNKNGAQSVMVQRFVPEIVQGDKRILLIGGKPVPYSLARIPQGTEVRGNLAAGGKGVAQPLSDDDRRIAEALAPVLAQRGLLLVGLDVIGDKMTEINVTSPTCFQEIMQQTGFDVAAVFIDALEAGVAAAGGAAR; encoded by the coding sequence ATGAAGATCCTGTTCGTCGCCGATCCGCTGTCCGCGTTCAACACCTACAAGGACTCCACCTTCGCGATGATGCGCGAGGCCGCACGCCGCGGGCATGAGCTCTGGGTCTGCGAGGTGCCGGACCTGCTGTGGGTCAGCGGCAGCCGGGTCACCGCGCACGGCGCGAAACAGCTCACCCTGACGCCCGAGGCGGTGGCCAGCACCGCCGGCACCAAGCTGGCGGTCTGGCACGAGGTGACCGCCACCCAGGATCTGATCCTGGCCGACACCGATGCGGTGCTGATGCGCAAGGATCCGCCCTTCGACTCCGAATTCTTCTATGCCACCCACCTGCTGGAGCAGGCCGAGCGGGAAGGCGCGAAGGTCTTCAACAAGCCGGCCGCGCTGCGCGATCATCCGGAGAAGCTGGCCATCCTCGAGTTTCCCCAATTCATTTCGCCGACCTTGGTGACGCGTTCGGCGGCCGCCATCCGCGCCTTCCATGCCGAGCATCAGGACATCATCCTCAAGCCGCTGGATGGCATGGGCGGCATGGGCATCTTCCGGGTGAAGGCAGACGCGCTGAACCTGGGCAGCATCATCGAGACCTTGAACAAGAACGGTGCCCAGTCGGTCATGGTGCAGCGTTTCGTGCCGGAGATCGTCCAGGGCGACAAGCGCATCCTGTTGATCGGCGGCAAGCCGGTGCCCTACAGCCTGGCCCGCATTCCGCAGGGCACCGAGGTGCGCGGCAACCTGGCCGCCGGTGGCAAGGGCGTGGCGCAACCGTTGAGTGACGACGACCGCCGCATCGCCGAGGCGCTGGCACCCGTGCTGGCGCAGCGCGGCCTGCTGCTGGTGGGCCTGGATGTGATCGGCGACAAGATGACCGAGATCAATGTCACCAGCCCCACCTGCTTCCAGGAAATCATGCAGCAGACCGGCTTCGATGTGGCCGCCGTCTTCATCGACGCGCTGGAGGCCGGCGTGGCCGCAGCTGGTGGCGCGGCGCGTTGA
- the fghA gene encoding S-formylglutathione hydrolase — MMTATTMDTTRDWELLSEHRSFGGVQRFHRHESTEIGLPMRFALFVPPSGAKGLLVFLAGLTCTEETFTMKAGAQRRAAELGLALLMPDTSPRGEAVTAIPGASDAWDFGLGAGFYLDATQAPWARHWRMESYLMKELIPQVQRALGLDRARTGVFGHSMGGHGALTLALRHPGAFASLSAIAPIAAPSRCPWGEKAFTGYLGADREAWPAHDACALLERQTSVPCPAGVLVDQGLSDKFLAEQLYPEALESACALIGQPLTLRRHEGYDHGYYFIASVVDDHLTHHAQRLGL, encoded by the coding sequence ATGATGACCGCAACGACGATGGACACCACGAGGGATTGGGAACTGCTGAGCGAGCACCGCTCGTTCGGCGGCGTGCAGCGTTTCCATCGGCACGAATCGACCGAGATCGGATTGCCGATGCGGTTCGCCCTGTTCGTGCCGCCGAGCGGTGCAAAGGGCCTGCTGGTGTTTCTGGCGGGGCTGACCTGCACCGAAGAGACTTTCACGATGAAGGCGGGCGCCCAGCGCCGGGCGGCGGAACTCGGGCTGGCCCTGCTGATGCCGGACACCAGCCCGCGCGGCGAGGCCGTGACGGCGATTCCAGGCGCGTCCGACGCCTGGGACTTCGGCCTCGGTGCCGGTTTCTACCTGGATGCGACCCAGGCCCCCTGGGCTCGCCACTGGCGCATGGAGAGCTACCTGATGAAGGAGCTGATTCCGCAAGTGCAACGCGCCTTGGGCCTGGATCGCGCACGCACCGGCGTCTTCGGCCATTCGATGGGCGGGCACGGCGCGTTGACGCTGGCTTTGCGGCATCCGGGGGCGTTCGCGTCGCTGTCGGCCATCGCACCGATTGCCGCGCCCAGCCGCTGCCCATGGGGCGAGAAGGCGTTCACCGGCTATCTGGGGGCGGACCGCGAGGCGTGGCCGGCCCATGATGCCTGCGCGCTGCTGGAGCGGCAGACGTCGGTGCCGTGTCCGGCGGGGGTGCTGGTCGACCAGGGCCTGAGCGACAAGTTCCTGGCCGAGCAGCTTTATCCGGAGGCGCTGGAATCCGCCTGCGCGCTGATCGGACAGCCGCTGACACTGCGCCGGCATGAGGGCTACGACCACGGCTACTACTTCATTGCCAGCGTGGTGGACGACCATCTGACGCATCACGCCCAGCGATTGGGTCTCTGA
- a CDS encoding potassium transporter Kup, with translation MSSHQAARSPSALAGLTIGALGVVYGDIGTSPLYALKEVFHGGHVPLTHDNILGVLSLLFWTMTVVVSFKYVLLILRADNNGEGGLIAMLALATTAVSHKPALRRGLMLLGLFGTAIFFGDAVITPAMTVLGAVEGIDVYAPQYHDAIVPVTLVVLAGLFAVQRFGTSGVGKAFGPVMLVWFAALAALGIPKIIDNPHVLTAVNPIYAIQFCLHYGWVAFVALGAVVLVVTGGEALYADLGHFGKKPIRIAWYGFVMPALTLNYFGQGAMLLDRPEAIKNPFFLIAPSWAEIPLFGLATLAAVVASQALITAAFSVTKQAVQLGLLPRMRIVHTSVRDIGQIYVPFVNWGLFAFVVVAVAFFGSSSKLAGAYGVAVTIDMTITTVMTFFVIRFGWRYPLALCLAATGVFFVIDATFLASNLLKVAHGGWFPLLIGVGMFTLMLTWKQGRRLLSNKLREDAIDLKSFLGAVFINPPTRVSGTAVFLSAEEGVTPNALLHNLKHNKVLHEQNLFVSVKHHEVPWIGFEQRVEVESLENDCWQVVLHFGFKNEPDVPDALKLLEERGVHLDEMETSYFLSRDIVIPTIGSGMALWREKLFASMHRNAAAAADFLHLPTNRIVELGSKVEI, from the coding sequence GTGAGTTCACACCAAGCGGCCCGCTCCCCTTCGGCCTTGGCGGGCCTGACCATTGGCGCTCTGGGCGTCGTCTACGGCGACATCGGCACCAGCCCGCTCTATGCGCTGAAAGAGGTTTTCCACGGCGGCCATGTGCCGCTGACCCACGACAACATCCTCGGTGTCCTGTCCTTGCTGTTCTGGACGATGACGGTGGTGGTGTCCTTCAAATACGTGCTGTTGATCCTTCGGGCGGACAACAACGGCGAAGGCGGCCTGATCGCGATGCTGGCCCTGGCGACCACGGCGGTCAGCCACAAGCCCGCGCTGCGGCGTGGCCTGATGCTGTTGGGGCTGTTCGGCACGGCCATCTTCTTCGGTGATGCGGTGATCACGCCCGCGATGACGGTGCTGGGCGCGGTCGAAGGCATCGATGTCTATGCGCCGCAATACCACGATGCGATCGTGCCGGTGACCCTGGTGGTGCTGGCCGGCCTGTTCGCGGTGCAGCGATTCGGCACCAGCGGCGTGGGCAAGGCCTTCGGTCCGGTGATGCTGGTGTGGTTTGCCGCGCTCGCCGCGCTGGGCATTCCGAAGATCATCGACAACCCGCATGTGCTCACCGCGGTCAACCCGATCTATGCGATCCAGTTCTGCCTGCATTACGGCTGGGTGGCGTTCGTGGCGCTGGGTGCGGTGGTGCTGGTGGTGACCGGCGGCGAGGCGCTCTATGCCGACCTCGGGCACTTCGGCAAGAAGCCGATCCGCATCGCCTGGTACGGCTTTGTGATGCCGGCGCTGACGCTCAATTACTTCGGCCAGGGCGCGATGCTGCTGGATCGCCCGGAGGCGATCAAGAATCCGTTCTTCCTGATTGCGCCGTCCTGGGCGGAGATTCCGCTGTTCGGTCTGGCCACGCTGGCGGCGGTTGTGGCGTCGCAGGCGCTGATCACGGCCGCGTTCTCGGTCACCAAGCAGGCGGTGCAACTGGGCCTGCTGCCGCGCATGCGCATCGTGCACACCTCGGTGCGGGACATCGGTCAGATCTATGTCCCGTTCGTGAACTGGGGCCTGTTCGCGTTCGTGGTGGTGGCGGTGGCGTTCTTCGGATCGTCCAGCAAGCTGGCGGGCGCCTACGGCGTGGCGGTGACCATCGACATGACCATCACCACGGTGATGACCTTCTTCGTCATCCGGTTCGGCTGGCGCTATCCGCTGGCGCTGTGCCTGGCGGCGACCGGCGTGTTCTTCGTCATTGACGCCACGTTCCTCGCGTCCAACCTGCTGAAGGTGGCGCACGGCGGCTGGTTCCCGCTGCTGATCGGCGTGGGCATGTTCACCCTGATGCTGACCTGGAAGCAGGGCCGGCGGCTGCTGTCCAACAAGCTGCGCGAGGATGCGATCGACCTGAAGAGCTTCCTGGGCGCGGTCTTCATCAATCCGCCCACGCGGGTGAGCGGCACGGCGGTGTTCCTGTCGGCCGAGGAGGGCGTCACGCCCAATGCGCTGCTGCACAACCTCAAGCACAACAAGGTGCTGCATGAGCAAAACCTGTTCGTCAGCGTCAAGCATCACGAGGTGCCCTGGATCGGCTTCGAGCAGCGGGTGGAGGTGGAGAGCCTGGAGAACGACTGCTGGCAGGTGGTGCTGCATTTCGGCTTCAAGAACGAACCCGACGTGCCCGACGCGCTGAAGCTGCTGGAAGAGCGCGGTGTGCATCTGGACGAGATGGAGACCAGCTATTTCCTGTCGCGCGACATCGTCATCCCGACGATCGGCTCCGGCATGGCCCTGTGGCGTGAGAAGCTGTTCGCCAGCATGCACCGCAACGCCGCCGCTGCCGCGGACTTCCTTCACCTGCCGACCAACCGGATCGTGGAGCTGGGGTCAAAGGTCGAGATCTGA
- a CDS encoding type II toxin-antitoxin system HipA family toxin, whose product MTGFSVADYQPGDRLYLWWLGVPERPRYVGELMMARSLKGVSLRYDDSWIRSGFALSEDLPLTTGEHLPRAKETAAGAVDDARPDRWGERVIAYLDKPPRRALLDLLWYCGDERFGALGVSVSRETYLPRRLGPLPQLRDVGDMELLVQRIFSGEPVAEQQRRLIAPGVTMGGARPKGLMQAQGSQWVVKFSEPGEDFDSPLVEHASMTLCRQAGIQVAESFAIALAGRGHAVAIKRFDRSPQGRIHAVSAGVALRAAGQEFGYPELAQLLRRIGPTDAHARGADMKELFRRMVANILLDNTDDHERNHVLLAEDTGAWRLSPAFDVLPTGQALGYQQMRVGRDGHDASLSNALSESRQFGLTPDEAQDLVREVSQVVAGWQAHFRSLGVSDQDIAHLSQQIDRPFLLDQRQAYTR is encoded by the coding sequence ATGACCGGATTCAGCGTGGCCGACTACCAACCCGGCGACCGGCTCTACCTCTGGTGGCTGGGTGTTCCCGAGCGCCCGCGCTATGTCGGCGAGCTGATGATGGCCCGGTCACTCAAGGGCGTGTCGCTGCGCTATGACGATTCATGGATCCGCTCCGGCTTCGCATTGAGCGAAGACCTCCCGCTGACGACCGGAGAGCACCTGCCTCGGGCCAAGGAGACCGCCGCCGGCGCGGTGGACGACGCCCGTCCCGACCGTTGGGGCGAGCGCGTGATCGCCTATCTGGACAAGCCGCCGCGGCGCGCCTTGCTCGACCTGCTCTGGTACTGCGGGGATGAGCGCTTCGGTGCGCTCGGGGTGTCGGTGTCCCGCGAGACCTATCTGCCGCGCCGGCTCGGGCCGCTGCCGCAGCTGCGCGACGTGGGCGACATGGAACTCCTGGTGCAGCGGATCTTCTCCGGCGAGCCGGTGGCGGAGCAACAGCGGCGTCTGATCGCCCCGGGCGTGACGATGGGCGGCGCGCGTCCCAAGGGCTTGATGCAGGCGCAGGGCAGCCAGTGGGTGGTGAAATTCTCAGAACCCGGTGAGGACTTCGACTCGCCGCTGGTGGAGCATGCCAGCATGACGCTGTGTCGCCAGGCCGGTATCCAGGTGGCGGAATCCTTTGCCATTGCTTTGGCCGGCCGCGGCCACGCGGTCGCGATCAAACGCTTCGACCGCTCGCCGCAGGGCCGCATCCACGCCGTGTCCGCCGGTGTGGCGCTGCGGGCGGCGGGGCAGGAATTCGGCTATCCGGAACTGGCCCAGCTGCTGCGGCGCATCGGGCCCACCGATGCCCACGCGCGCGGTGCCGACATGAAGGAACTCTTCCGCCGAATGGTGGCCAACATCCTGCTCGACAACACCGACGATCACGAACGCAACCACGTGCTTTTGGCCGAGGACACCGGCGCCTGGCGTCTCTCGCCTGCCTTCGACGTGCTGCCCACCGGGCAGGCGCTCGGCTATCAGCAGATGCGCGTCGGCCGCGATGGGCACGACGCCAGCTTGTCGAACGCGCTCTCCGAATCGAGGCAATTCGGTTTGACTCCGGACGAAGCGCAGGACCTCGTGCGCGAGGTGTCGCAGGTCGTGGCGGGCTGGCAGGCGCATTTCCGATCGCTCGGCGTGTCGGACCAGGACATCGCCCACCTGTCGCAGCAGATCGACCGTCCCTTCCTTCTCGACCAGCGCCAGGCGTACACACGCTGA
- a CDS encoding benzoate/H(+) symporter BenE family transporter, which produces MKTWLQDLSLSAMVAGFVAVLVGFTSSVAIVFQAAQALGATPAQTSSWIWALGLGMGLTSLGLSLWTRQPVLTAWSTPGAALLAGVSGVTMSEAVGAFIVCGVLILIAGATRWFERVMDRIPIAIASALLAGVLARFGLDAVVATKSAPALVLTMALTYVLARRFLPRYATPLVLLAGVVVAASQGLLHLEAVQWGWAVPVWVTPRLSLPALIGVALPLFLVTMASQNLPGVAAQRASGYQTPVSASIATTGLASIVFAPFGGYAFNLAAITAAICMGREAHEDPTRRYTASAMAGVFYIAIGLAGGAVVGLLTAFPRELVAAVAGLALLGTIAGGLSAALKDEQHRDAAILTFLVTLSGLTMLGVGSAFWGVVAGAVSLLVQHFRRSAA; this is translated from the coding sequence ATGAAAACCTGGCTGCAAGACCTGTCCCTCTCCGCCATGGTGGCGGGTTTCGTCGCGGTGCTGGTGGGCTTCACCAGTTCGGTGGCGATCGTGTTCCAGGCCGCGCAGGCGCTGGGCGCCACGCCGGCCCAGACCAGCTCCTGGATCTGGGCGCTGGGCCTGGGCATGGGCCTGACCAGCCTCGGGCTCTCGCTGTGGACCCGGCAACCGGTGCTGACCGCCTGGTCCACGCCCGGCGCCGCGCTCCTGGCCGGCGTGTCCGGGGTGACGATGTCCGAGGCGGTGGGGGCCTTCATCGTCTGCGGCGTGTTGATCCTGATCGCCGGGGCCACCCGCTGGTTCGAACGGGTCATGGACCGCATTCCCATTGCCATCGCCTCGGCGCTGCTGGCCGGTGTGCTGGCCCGATTCGGACTGGACGCGGTGGTGGCCACGAAGAGCGCCCCGGCGCTGGTGCTCACCATGGCGCTGACCTATGTGCTGGCGCGCCGATTCCTGCCGCGCTATGCCACACCGCTGGTGCTGCTGGCCGGTGTGGTGGTGGCGGCATCTCAGGGCCTGCTTCATCTGGAGGCGGTCCAATGGGGATGGGCGGTGCCGGTGTGGGTCACACCCCGTCTGTCACTGCCCGCCTTGATCGGCGTGGCGCTGCCCTTGTTCCTGGTGACCATGGCGTCCCAGAACCTGCCGGGCGTGGCGGCTCAGCGGGCCTCGGGCTATCAGACACCGGTGTCGGCCAGCATCGCGACCACCGGTCTGGCGTCCATCGTCTTCGCGCCGTTCGGCGGCTACGCCTTCAACCTGGCGGCGATCACCGCGGCCATCTGCATGGGCCGGGAGGCGCATGAGGATCCGACGCGCCGCTACACCGCCTCCGCGATGGCGGGGGTGTTCTACATCGCCATCGGCCTGGCCGGCGGCGCGGTGGTCGGCCTGTTGACAGCCTTCCCCCGCGAACTGGTCGCGGCAGTCGCGGGCCTGGCCTTGCTAGGCACGATCGCGGGCGGCCTGTCTGCCGCACTGAAGGACGAGCAGCACCGCGATGCGGCCATCCTGACCTTCCTCGTCACGCTGTCCGGCCTCACGATGCTGGGTGTGGGCTCGGCATTCTGGGGCGTGGTCGCCGGTGCGGTTTCTCTTTTGGTGCAACACTTCCGACGTTCCGCCGCCTGA